From a region of the Lactuca sativa cultivar Salinas chromosome 4, Lsat_Salinas_v11, whole genome shotgun sequence genome:
- the LOC111892462 gene encoding uncharacterized protein LOC111892462 translates to MNMYELGKKEKLDIQELEEIHNEPYEIEVLYIEKTKAYHDKMISRKVFVKGKKVLLYHSPFKLIPGKLRSRWVGQFFVTNVFEHGAIEIRSDKARMIIKVNGHHLKPYYEIFEVNNEEMEAITDPQYQD, encoded by the coding sequence ATGAACATGTATGAATTGGGAAAAAAAGAGAAGCTTGACATACAAGAACTTGAAGAGATCCACAATGAACCATATGAGATTGAAGTTCTTTACATAGAAAAGACAAAAGCATACCATGACAAAATGATTTCTCGCAAGGTATTTGTTAAAGGAAAAAAGGTATTGCTTTACCACTCTCCCTTTAAGTTAATTCCTGGAAAATTAAGGTCCCGTTGGGTGGGACAATTTTTTGTTACTAATGTTTTTGAGCATGGTGCAATAGAGATTAGAAGTGATAAAGCTAGGATGATTATTAAGGTAAACGGGCACCATTTGAAGCCTTATTATGAAATATTTGAAGTCAATAATGAGGAAATGGAGGCAATCACAGACCCACAGTACCAAGATTGA